One Candidatus Binatia bacterium DNA window includes the following coding sequences:
- a CDS encoding aldo/keto reductase: MERRKLGTQGLTVSAMGLGCMGMSYAYGTPNEAEAIATIHRALDLGIDFFDTAEIYGPYTNEQLVGKALRGRREGVVIATKFGFRIGDGVVGVNGTPENVKRVADESLARLGIETIDLYYQHRRDRSVPIEETVGAMKELIDEGKVRYLGLSEVSAATLRRANAVHPISALQSEYSLWERGVEKEALPAARALGIGFVPYSPLGRGFLTGRINVDELEENDGRRKHPRFSKDNARANQRIVDAVRAVAVECAATPAQVALAWVLSRGDDVVPIPGTKRVRYLEENVAALDLHLTEKQRAALEDLHHYTTGERYAPDNMALLDVYEP, encoded by the coding sequence ATGGAACGGCGTAAACTCGGGACGCAAGGCCTGACCGTCTCGGCGATGGGCTTGGGCTGCATGGGGATGTCGTATGCCTACGGCACGCCGAACGAGGCGGAGGCGATCGCGACGATCCATCGCGCCCTCGATCTCGGGATCGACTTCTTCGATACGGCCGAAATCTACGGGCCGTATACGAACGAGCAACTCGTCGGCAAGGCGCTGCGCGGCCGCCGCGAGGGCGTCGTCATCGCGACGAAGTTTGGCTTTCGGATCGGCGACGGAGTCGTCGGCGTCAACGGAACGCCCGAGAACGTCAAGCGGGTCGCCGACGAGTCGCTTGCGCGGCTCGGCATCGAGACGATCGACCTCTACTACCAGCACCGGCGCGATCGGTCGGTGCCGATCGAAGAGACGGTCGGGGCGATGAAGGAGCTCATCGACGAAGGCAAGGTGCGCTATCTCGGCCTCTCCGAGGTCTCGGCAGCGACGTTGCGGCGCGCCAACGCCGTCCATCCGATCTCCGCGCTGCAGAGCGAGTACTCGCTCTGGGAGCGCGGCGTTGAAAAAGAGGCTCTGCCGGCGGCGCGCGCGTTGGGAATCGGATTCGTTCCGTACAGCCCGCTCGGCCGTGGCTTTCTCACGGGCCGCATCAACGTGGACGAACTCGAGGAGAACGACGGCCGCCGCAAGCACCCGCGCTTCTCGAAGGATAACGCGCGCGCCAACCAGCGCATCGTCGATGCGGTGCGCGCTGTCGCGGTCGAGTGCGCAGCGACGCCGGCGCAGGTCGCACTGGCGTGGGTGCTCTCACGCGGCGACGACGTCGTCCCGATTCCGGGTACGAAGCGCGTGCGCTACCTCGAGGAGAACGTCGCGGCGCTCGACCTGCACTTGACCGAGAAGCAGCGCGCCGCCCTCGAGGATCTGCACCATTACACGACCGGCGAGCGGTACGCGCCGGACAACATGGCGCTCCTCGACGTATACGAGCCGTAG